In Bactrocera neohumeralis isolate Rockhampton chromosome 5, APGP_CSIRO_Bneo_wtdbg2-racon-allhic-juicebox.fasta_v2, whole genome shotgun sequence, the genomic window ACTGTCGCCACAAAACAGGCTCCAACGCCCTCCATTTCATTGCTACCGGCCAAACCAGGGACGTCGACCGCAGCACCAACAGCCGCACatcaacaaaacaaatttgGCGCTGGTAAAACATCACCAGTTGTCAGTGCTATACCACCACCATTCCCTACACACTTTCAGAAGCCGTCAGCTGTATCGTCTAGTGGAAATGCTACAGCCACTACCAACATAGCATCAACGGCTAAAGCTGGTGGTTCAGCGCCTACCGGTTCGGCAGCTATGCAATCTAGTGCCTCAACAACGGCTGGATCGAATAAGGCACCACAGCAGCAGTCCGTCAATCCTGTACCGCTTACGAAACAAGCAACGTCAACACCATCACCGTTGTCGGCTTCACAACTGCCAGCAACAACTGGCGCACTTACAACTTCTCCGGCATTAACTACCACCACAGCACCAACCACTGCAAGCAGTGGCATCTCAAGTGGTACAAATCAAGCTACAGCAGCACAGAAGGCTATCAATTCAATACCGAACTCGCCTGTGACCACTGGTGCCAATATTACTCAATCTACAAATGTTGATAAGAACGTTAAGGGCGCTACAACTGAAACGACCGAAGCAGTTAAAGGCGCAGAAAAGTCGAACGAAACGTCAGCAAAAGCAAAAGAGGAGCAATCCACGGCTTCAGTCACACCAAAACCAGCTGTAACAGAGACGAAAACGGAAAAGATTGCTGATTATACAGCTGCCAAAGACACAAATGCTGTTATGTTGGCGGATGCCAAAGCTATGAAACCGACTGACACGGAAAGTGTGGCCGAAAAGTCAAACGCTACTGTGGATAATAAAGCGACATTAGATAGTGTAAGTGGCATTACGGTTGGAAGTGAGAAGGTCAGCGATATGAAGATAGATCAAAGCAAGCCACTTGTGGTAAAGGACCAAGACAGTAACACCAAGGCCGAGTCTAAGACTGATCAGGGCAACAAAGGAGAAGAGAATAAGGTAATTATAAAGACAAAAATAAgttgtatttgaatttttaacggAATCTGTGTTCTAAcgcaaatattgtattttagaGCGCCAAGAATTTGGAGTCATCTACAGAAACAACtggcaaagaagaaaaaaacctACCTGCAACTAAGGAACCCGAAGATACAAAAACCGTGGAGAAGACCAATAAATCGGCTGCGTTAGCAACTAAAGAAAGTAATGAACATGCTGAACCTAAAGTGACGACAGCACCTCAAGATACTGAAAAAACGGATAACCCCAAGATAAAGCCTGAAGAGTTTGTGACTAATTCAGACAGTGTAGCCAATAAACAGATAAGCACTGAGAAGAAAGAAACTTCAAATGCAATAAATGACGCTAAAACAGCAGTGGCTGCCGCAACAATCGCGGACTCGAAACCAAAGGCCAATTCAGCCACAAACGAGGTAGATAAGCGTCAATCAGGCAATGCACATATAATCGCTGAGAAGCCTAGagaagagaaaattaaaaatacaaagtcAGAAAAGGCATCCGCAACCGCTGCTCAAGCAATATCGTCGGCCGCCGATCAATCAACGCAGAGCAGCAAcgccagcagcaacaataaccaTGCCACTGCAAagagcacaaaaacaaaaacagccgAAGCTGCACCAGATTCTACAAATAGCGCTATCACCGACGCAACTAGCACACCACATAAGCGTTCAAGTCGTCAACCGAAAACGGCAACCAAATCATCGGAGAAGGCAACGGTTGAGAAAACCGAAAAAGTATCGAGCAGCAGTCGTTCGCGAAAGTCGAAGAATGGTgttagcagcagcaacagtaaCTCCACCGTCGATGCGCCGGCCACACCAATGACACCCAAACCCGAGCAAGGACCAAGCACCAGCGCCAATGATCGCAAGAGCTCTCGTCACCGTCTCAAAACCATACCTTTTCAAAGTCCACTGCCTGAATTGGCATACATCACAAAATTGTCAGCCAGCGAAGCTTCCAATTCACCAAAGCCCATGTCCATGGAAGACAAATTGATtgttttctacaaaaatgaaTATATGGCGGTGCGCAATGCAGAAGGTACTTTCTACTTATGTCAAACGATGCAGAATGTTTATCGTACATCGCCACGCATTAGCATTCGTTGGCTATCGGAAGATCCGAATAACAGTGGCATTTATATACCTGATTTCTATGATCACACCGACATTGAGTGTGTGCTCACAACAGTCGAACTGAAACGAGTCGACAAAGGTCATCTCAGTTTACCGAAAAAGGAGCAGGCACGCATAGAGAGTATACTCAAAAAGGCTATCGATGTAGAGAAAGGACTGGTGCCAAGACCTGAACTCACAGAGGAGAATCCCGATGGGCGtaagtacaaataaatatagtaGGCCTATATACACAGACAGTACTCCTGACTTTAAACTAAACCAATATACTTCATATTCTTCCAGTTGATCTATCATTGTACAAAGATGAATCTCAAATTGAAAAGAAATCTGCGACGGGCACAACTCCCACTGCTATACGTAAATCTCGTCGCAGTGGTAATAATGAAATGGGCACACCAACAACTGCTAAATACAATACAAGCGCCTCTTCATCAGCCACGTCTGCTGCGAAGCGCCGCAAACGGGGACGTGCAAGTATCGCCAGCGGTGCTGCTGGTGATAACGGTGTGAAATCTTCGGCAAAGAAGAGGAAATTGGCCACCAAACGTAAATTGAAATCAAAGAAGTCGTCAACTACAGACGAGGAAAACGACAGCAGCGATGATTCTGATGCAGAATATAAACCAAATCAAAAGAATACAGGAACCGCTTCAAAGGCGTCACCACGAGCACAGCGTTCACCATTGGCAAAGGCTAGGGCGGCATCGCCAATTAGTTCGACGACAGCGCGTACTAAA contains:
- the LOC126759031 gene encoding mucin-5AC-like isoform X2, translating into MSYNQKPPGAGGSGMGGGIPPNGPNNQQVAKTLAGIQQQMQNLVHGQNTLPQSSQAELNVFLQQQRFQNMLKQQQLLHFQMQHQQQQQHQQQQQHQQKDRGGGSVGIGGGGGGGGEPLALTRTPAAAELLNKTFQQHQQQQPNGSAGAPNAALNQFQQQLQALPTNIIQQLQTLQYQMQQHQQQQQHQHQHQQHQQHQQQQQHPAQAAQAQHHPTHQQPPPPSPQQQQQPQPLLTAHQQQQLHGQFQQQQQKALQQFQQSLRYFPTAAPTQPSAAPQPTPSGNKGGSGTASAQPPPQAPPPTTAIGNQLKAPNLPPSTQITPVPGNVGMIPGSVAQQAAKNTSSSVPVTTPTTAAISSGGGINSNPTVATKQAPTPSISLLPAKPGTSTAAPTAAHQQNKFGAGKTSPVVSAIPPPFPTHFQKPSAVSSSGNATATTNIASTAKAGGSAPTGSAAMQSSASTTAGSNKAPQQQSVNPVPLTKQATSTPSPLSASQLPATTGALTTSPALTTTTAPTTASSGISSGTNQATAAQKAINSIPNSPVTTGANITQSTNVDKNVKGATTETTEAVKGAEKSNETSAKAKEEQSTASVTPKPAVTETKTEKIADYTAAKDTNAVMLADAKAMKPTDTESVAEKSNATVDNKATLDSVSGITVGSEKVSDMKIDQSKPLVVKDQDSNTKAESKTDQGNKGEENKSAKNLESSTETTGKEEKNLPATKEPEDTKTVEKTNKSAALATKESNEHAEPKVTTAPQDTEKTDNPKIKPEEFVTNSDSVANKQISTEKKETSNAINDAKTAVAAATIADSKPKANSATNEVDKRQSGNAHIIAEKPREEKIKNTKSEKASATAAQAISSAADQSTQSSNASSNNNHATAKSTKTKTAEAAPDSTNSAITDATSTPHKRSSRQPKTATKSSEKATVEKTEKVSSSSRSRKSKNGVSSSNSNSTVDAPATPMTPKPEQGPSTSANDRKSSRHRLKTIPFQSPLPELAYITKLSASEASNSPKPMSMEDKLIVFYKNEYMAVRNAEGTFYLCQTMQNVYRTSPRISIRWLSEDPNNSGIYIPDFYDHTDIECVLTTVELKRVDKGHLSLPKKEQARIESILKKAIDVEKGLVPRPELTEENPDGLDLSLYKDESQIEKKSATGTTPTAIRKSRRSGNNEMGTPTTAKYNTSASSSATSAAKRRKRGRASIASGAAGDNGVKSSAKKRKLATKRKLKSKKSSTTDEENDSSDDSDAEYKPNQKNTGTASKASPRAQRSPLAKARAASPISSTTARTKNLPAKSIPTASSRGERANKRKAATDGAATTDIAPTPTKKAGGVTTTAPAAAAATPATPNASKTTNSKSKTQDGTTEANNSSASITKKVNSSSSVETTNVVSSTTNASNATTPEQTTAATLSNSGGGGNGGSSNSNRPTRSRK
- the LOC126759031 gene encoding mucin-5AC-like isoform X4, with product MSYNQKPPGAGGSGMGGGIPPNGPNNQQVAKTLAGIQQQMQNLVHGQNTLPQSSQAELNVFLQQQRFQNMLKQQQLLHFQMQHQQQQQHQQQQQHQQKDRGGGSVGIGGGGGGGGEPLALTRTPAAAELLNKTFQQHQQQQPNGSAGAPNAALNQFQQQLQALPTNIIQQLQTLQYQMQQHQQQQQHQHQHQQHQQHQQQQQHPAQAAQAQHHPTHQQPPPPSPQQQQQPQPLLTAHQQQQLHGQFQQQQQKALQQFQQSLRYFPTAAPTQPSAAPQPTPSGNKGGSGTASAQPPPQAPPPTTAIGNQLKAPNLPPSTQITPVPGNVGMIPGSVAQQAAKNTSSSVPVTTPTTAAISSGGGINSNPTVATKQAPTPSISLLPAKPGTSTAAPTAAHQQNKFGAGKTSPVVSAIPPPFPTHFQKPSAVSSSGNATATTNIASTAKAGGSAPTGSAAMQSSASTTAGSNKAPQQQSVNPVPLTKQATSTPSPLSASQLPATTGALTTSPALTTTTAPTTASSGISSGTNQATAAQKAINSIPNSPVTTGANITQSTNVDKNVKGATTETTEAVKGAEKSNETSAKAKEEQSTASVTPKPAVTETKTEKIADYTAAKDTNAVMLADAKAMKPTDTESVAEKSNATVDNKATLDSVSGITVGSEKVSDMKIDQSKPLVVKDQDSNTKAESKTDQGNKGEENKSAKNLESSTETTGKEEKNLPATKEPEDTKTVEKTNKSAALATKESNEHAEPKVTTAPQDTEKTDNPKIKPEEFVTNSDSVANKQISTEKKETSNAINDAKTAVAAATIADSKPKANSATNEVDKRQSGNAHIIAEKPREEKIKNTKSEKASATAAQAISSAADQSTQSSNASSNNNHATAKSTKTKTAEAAPDSTNSAITDATSTPHKRSSRQPKTATKSSEKATVEKTEKVSSSSRSRKSKNGVSSSNSNSTVDAPATPMTPKPEQGPSTSANDRKSSRHRLKTIPFQSPLPELAYITKLSASEASNSPKPMSMEDKLIVFYKNEYMAVRNAEGTFYLCQTMQNVYRTSPRISIRWLSEDPNNSGIYIPDFYDHTDIECVLTTVELKRVDKGHLSLPKKEQARIESILKKAIDVEKGLVPRPELTEENPDGLDLSLYKDESQIEKKSATGTTPTAIRKSRRSGNNEMGTPTTAKYNTSASSSATSAAKRRKRGRASIASGAAGDNGVKSSAKKRKLATKRKLKSKKSSTTDEENDSSDDSDAEYKPNQKNTGTASKASPRAQRSPLAKARAASPISSTTARTKNLPAKSIPTASSRGERANKRKAATDGAATTDIAPTPTKKAGGVTTTAPAAAAATPATPNASKTTNSKTQDGTTEANNSSASITKKVNSSSSVETTNVVSSTTNASNATTPEQTTAATLSNSGGGGNGGSSNSNRPTRSRK
- the LOC126759031 gene encoding mucin-5AC-like isoform X3: MSYNQKPPGAGGSGMGGGIPPNGPNNQQVAKTLAGIQQQMQNLVHGQNTLPQSSQAELNVFLQQQRFQNMLKQQQLLHFQMQHQQQQQHQQQQQHQQKDRGGGSVGIGGGGGGGGEPLALTRTPAAAELLNKTFQQHQQQQPNGSAGAPNAALNQFQQQLQALPTNIIQQLQTLQYQMQQHQQQQQHQHQHQQHQQHQQQQQHPAQAAQAQHHPTHQQPPPPSPQQQQQPQPLLTAHQQQQLHGQFQQQQQKALQQFQQSLRYFPTAAPTQPSAAPQPTPSGNKGGSGTASAQPPPQAPPPTTAIGNQLKAPNLPPSTQITPVPGNVGMIPGSVAQQAAKNTSSSVPVTTPTTAAISSGGGINSNPTVATKQAPTPSISLLPAKPGTSTAAPTAAHQQNKFGAGKTSPVVSAIPPPFPTHFQKPSAVSSSGNATATTNIASTAKAGGSAPTGSAAMQSSASTTAGSNKAPQQQSVNPVPLTKQATSTPSPLSASQLPATTGALTTSPALTTTTAPTTASSGISSGTNQATAAQKAINSIPNSPVTTGANITQSTNVDKNVKGATTETTEAVKGAEKSNETSAKAKEEQSTASVTPKPAVTETKTEKIADYTAAKDTNAVMLADAKAMKPTDTESVAEKSNATVDNKATLDSVSGITVGSEKVSDMKIDQSKPLVVKDQDSNTKAESKTDQGNKGEENKSAKNLESSTETTGKEEKNLPATKEPEDTKTVEKTNKSAALATKESNEHAEPKVTTAPQDTEKTDNPKIKPEEFVTNSDSVANKQISTEKKETSNAINDAKTAVAAATIADSKPKANSATNEVDKRQSGNAHIIAEKPREEKIKNTKSEKASATAAQAISSAADQSTQSSNASSNNNHATAKSTKTKTAEAAPDSTNSAITDATSTPHKRSSRQPKTATKSSEKATVEKTEKVSSSSRSRKSKNGVSSSNSNSTVDAPATPMTPKPEQGPSTSANDRKSSRHRLKTIPFQSPLPELAYITKLSASEASNSPKPMSMEDKLIVFYKNEYMAVRNAEGTFYLCQTMQNVYRTSPRISIRWLSEDPNNSGIYIPDFYDHTDIECVLTTVELKRVDKGHLSLPKKEQARIESILKKAIDVEKGLVPRPELTEENPDGLDLSLYKDESQIEKKSATGTTPTAIRKSRRSGNNEMGTPTTAKYNTSASSSATSAAKRRKRGRASIASGAAGDNGVKSSAKKRKLATKRKLKSKKSSTTDEENDSSDDSDAEYKPNQKNTGTASKASPRAQRSPLAKARAASPISSTTARTKNLPAKSIPTASSRGERANKRKAATDGAATTDIAPTPTKKAGGVTTTAPAAAAATPATPNASKTTNSKTAQDGTTEANNSSASITKKVNSSSSVETTNVVSSTTNASNATTPEQTTAATLSNSGGGGNGGSSNSNRPTRSRK
- the LOC126759031 gene encoding mucin-5AC-like isoform X1, with the protein product MSYNQKPPGAGGSGMGGGIPPNGPNNQQVAKTLAGIQQQMQNLVHGQNTLPQSSQAELNVFLQQQRFQNMLKQQQLLHFQMQHQQQQQHQQQQQHQQKDRGGGSVGIGGGGGGGGEPLALTRTPAAAELLNKTFQQHQQQQPNGSAGAPNAALNQFQQQLQALPTNIIQQLQTLQYQMQQHQQQQQHQHQHQQHQQHQQQQQHPAQAAQAQHHPTHQQPPPPSPQQQQQPQPLLTAHQQQQLHGQFQQQQQKALQQFQQSLRYFPTAAPTQPSAAPQPTPSGNKGGSGTASAQPPPQAPPPTTAIGNQLKAPNLPPSTQITPVPGNVGMIPGSVAQQAAKNTSSSVPVTTPTTAAISSGGGINSNPTVATKQAPTPSISLLPAKPGTSTAAPTAAHQQNKFGAGKTSPVVSAIPPPFPTHFQKPSAVSSSGNATATTNIASTAKAGGSAPTGSAAMQSSASTTAGSNKAPQQQSVNPVPLTKQATSTPSPLSASQLPATTGALTTSPALTTTTAPTTASSGISSGTNQATAAQKAINSIPNSPVTTGANITQSTNVDKNVKGATTETTEAVKGAEKSNETSAKAKEEQSTASVTPKPAVTETKTEKIADYTAAKDTNAVMLADAKAMKPTDTESVAEKSNATVDNKATLDSVSGITVGSEKVSDMKIDQSKPLVVKDQDSNTKAESKTDQGNKGEENKSAKNLESSTETTGKEEKNLPATKEPEDTKTVEKTNKSAALATKESNEHAEPKVTTAPQDTEKTDNPKIKPEEFVTNSDSVANKQISTEKKETSNAINDAKTAVAAATIADSKPKANSATNEVDKRQSGNAHIIAEKPREEKIKNTKSEKASATAAQAISSAADQSTQSSNASSNNNHATAKSTKTKTAEAAPDSTNSAITDATSTPHKRSSRQPKTATKSSEKATVEKTEKVSSSSRSRKSKNGVSSSNSNSTVDAPATPMTPKPEQGPSTSANDRKSSRHRLKTIPFQSPLPELAYITKLSASEASNSPKPMSMEDKLIVFYKNEYMAVRNAEGTFYLCQTMQNVYRTSPRISIRWLSEDPNNSGIYIPDFYDHTDIECVLTTVELKRVDKGHLSLPKKEQARIESILKKAIDVEKGLVPRPELTEENPDGLDLSLYKDESQIEKKSATGTTPTAIRKSRRSGNNEMGTPTTAKYNTSASSSATSAAKRRKRGRASIASGAAGDNGVKSSAKKRKLATKRKLKSKKSSTTDEENDSSDDSDAEYKPNQKNTGTASKASPRAQRSPLAKARAASPISSTTARTKNLPAKSIPTASSRGERANKRKAATDGAATTDIAPTPTKKAGGVTTTAPAAAAATPATPNASKTTNSKSKTAQDGTTEANNSSASITKKVNSSSSVETTNVVSSTTNASNATTPEQTTAATLSNSGGGGNGGSSNSNRPTRSRK